From Butyricimonas paravirosa, one genomic window encodes:
- a CDS encoding cysteine dioxygenase codes for MNKILQEDFDLTPCMVAGYESFMGGLLNIVHSGPICEGVGEQIKSYVLDFVQNHPLDSFDRFSDETYMRNYIGRDESGWEAIVMSWKKGNRTAIHAHPQFAGYTFADGEFLVEVFEPFKEGIRLVQEMTISDIHGLYAIGEAGKFNNHIHRITCLSDMAHSLHVYSDDALKGEKLDEQMIY; via the coding sequence ATGAATAAGATATTGCAAGAAGATTTTGACTTGACTCCGTGTATGGTTGCCGGATATGAAAGTTTTATGGGTGGTTTGTTGAATATCGTACATTCCGGGCCGATCTGCGAGGGCGTGGGAGAACAGATCAAGTCGTATGTGCTGGATTTTGTGCAAAATCACCCGTTGGATTCTTTTGATCGCTTTTCGGATGAGACCTACATGCGGAATTATATTGGCAGGGACGAATCCGGTTGGGAGGCTATCGTGATGTCGTGGAAGAAAGGAAACCGTACGGCCATTCATGCTCATCCCCAGTTTGCTGGTTACACGTTTGCCGATGGAGAGTTTTTGGTTGAGGTTTTTGAACCTTTTAAAGAGGGGATCCGTCTGGTTCAAGAGATGACAATTAGCGATATTCACGGGTTATATGCTATCGGTGAGGCCGGTAAATTCAACAATCATATTCACCGGATTACCTGTTTAAGCGATATGGCTCACAGTTTGCACGTGTATTCGGACGACGCGTTGAAAGGGGAAAAGCTGGATGAACAAATGATTTATTAA
- a CDS encoding AMP-dependent synthetase/ligase codes for MKTVIDLFERSCEKFPDNPYLWEKKNGKFAATSYMEVKREVLNFAGALCQLGMDRGDRIALLSEGCNAWVYSELGMLYAGGVNVPLSIKLTDNEIVFRVEHSQARFLIVSANFLNRVRGIEGRIGGVEKIIVIHSDINEGKYVSFELLQREGEIWRGEHKELLNDRIYAVTEDDLVNISYTSGTTAEPKGIMLSHRNYVTNVLQSDSLIQIPAYYRILLFLPWDHSFAHTVGLYSFMYNGASLASVDYGQSGMEYLRNIPVNLQEVKPHILLSVPALAKNFRKNIEAGIKAKGRFTDRFYHLGLKIAYTYNGFGDDRGRGWKVLLKPLVKLWDSLLFSKLRKQVFGGNLRFFVGGGALLDIELQRYYAALGIPMFQGYGLSEASPVISSNTPGRYRFGSSGILVKPIDLKVCDEEGQELPQGQKGELWIRGGNVMAGYWRNEKSTAETIVDGWLHTGDLGYLHPNGWLYVLGRFKSLLIANDGEKYSPEGIEETIAEQSKYIDYCILYNNQSPYTAGLIVPNKTALREYIEKQDVESDSMDAYRVMLKKIQSELMAYRVGGKHAHLFPERWLPAVVAVLPEALNEQNGMINSTMKVVRAKVYDRFKEEIDYLYTPEGKEITNKRNLQNLKQLIS; via the coding sequence ATGAAGACGGTTATAGATTTATTTGAAAGAAGTTGCGAAAAGTTTCCGGATAATCCTTATTTATGGGAAAAGAAAAACGGGAAATTCGCGGCTACATCATATATGGAGGTAAAGCGAGAAGTATTGAACTTCGCGGGTGCTTTGTGCCAATTGGGAATGGACAGGGGAGACCGGATTGCATTGTTAAGCGAAGGCTGTAATGCTTGGGTGTACTCGGAATTGGGGATGTTATACGCCGGAGGCGTGAATGTGCCGCTATCCATAAAGTTGACGGATAACGAAATTGTTTTTCGGGTGGAACACTCTCAAGCTCGTTTTTTGATCGTGTCCGCAAACTTTTTGAATCGAGTTCGGGGAATTGAAGGGCGAATCGGAGGGGTGGAAAAGATTATCGTGATACATTCAGATATAAATGAAGGTAAATACGTGTCCTTTGAGTTGTTACAACGAGAAGGGGAGATTTGGCGGGGAGAACACAAGGAGTTGCTGAATGACCGGATTTATGCCGTGACGGAGGATGATCTGGTAAATATTTCTTATACTTCGGGGACGACGGCGGAGCCGAAAGGAATCATGTTGTCCCACCGGAATTACGTGACGAACGTGTTGCAATCAGATTCCTTGATACAAATCCCGGCATATTATCGGATATTATTGTTTTTACCATGGGATCATAGTTTTGCCCATACGGTAGGGCTTTACTCTTTTATGTATAACGGGGCCTCGCTGGCTTCTGTCGATTACGGGCAGTCGGGAATGGAGTATTTGCGTAATATCCCGGTGAATTTGCAGGAAGTGAAACCTCATATATTATTGAGCGTACCTGCCTTGGCGAAAAATTTCCGCAAGAATATCGAGGCGGGAATCAAAGCGAAAGGACGTTTTACAGATCGGTTTTATCATCTGGGATTGAAGATTGCTTATACATATAATGGTTTCGGGGACGATCGGGGACGAGGATGGAAGGTGTTGCTGAAACCTTTGGTGAAATTATGGGATTCTCTTTTATTCTCTAAACTTCGGAAACAGGTATTTGGCGGAAACCTTCGTTTTTTCGTGGGAGGTGGAGCCTTGCTGGATATTGAATTACAGCGTTACTATGCGGCTTTGGGAATTCCGATGTTTCAAGGGTATGGTTTGTCGGAGGCCTCTCCCGTGATCAGCTCGAACACCCCCGGGCGTTATCGTTTCGGTTCTTCCGGGATATTGGTAAAACCGATTGATTTGAAAGTTTGTGATGAGGAAGGACAGGAATTACCTCAAGGACAAAAAGGGGAGTTGTGGATAAGAGGAGGAAATGTGATGGCTGGATACTGGCGAAACGAGAAGAGTACGGCCGAGACGATCGTGGACGGCTGGCTGCATACAGGCGATTTGGGGTATTTACATCCCAATGGCTGGTTGTACGTGCTGGGGCGTTTCAAATCCTTACTGATCGCGAATGACGGGGAGAAATACAGCCCGGAAGGAATCGAGGAGACCATTGCCGAACAGTCGAAATATATAGATTATTGTATATTATATAATAATCAATCCCCGTACACCGCCGGGTTGATTGTCCCGAATAAAACGGCGTTACGGGAGTATATCGAGAAACAGGATGTTGAATCGGATTCTATGGATGCTTACCGGGTTATGTTGAAAAAGATCCAGAGTGAGTTGATGGCTTACCGGGTAGGTGGGAAACACGCTCATTTATTTCCGGAAAGGTGGCTGCCTGCCGTCGTGGCCGTGTTACCGGAGGCGCTGAACGAACAGAATGGCATGATAAATTCGACCATGAAAGTCGTAAGAGCTAAAGTTTATGACCGATTTAAAGAAGAAATCGATTATCTTTACACCCCGGAAGGAAAAGAAATTACGAATAAACGTAACCTTCAGAATTTAAAGCAATTAATATCTTGA
- a CDS encoding MFS transporter: protein MTTEKKEKVKFSKAFWVANTVELLERAAYYGVFVVITLYLSNVLGFTDIQAATIAGVFSACLYLLPTFSGALADKIGFRKSMLLAFTLLSLGYLGLGLFPNFLASTGLVEYGYVTKFTGLQESGYRYGIIPIMILIIVGGSFIKSVISGTVAKETDEKNRARGFAIFYGMVNIGAFSGKVLVTPLRDAMGHEGMIVLNYFSAGMTFLALIAIYLFYKSDKHAGEGKTFGQIWTALVKVCTNGRLIVLILIITGFWMVQHQLYATMPKYVTRLAGEASAIGWYANVNPLVVVLTVNLVTSLMRKKSALFSMTCGMFIMPISALCMASGNMLGGGEILGLHPVAFMMIVGIVFQGLAEVFISPRFLEYFSLQAPKGEEGMYLGFSHLHSFLSSIFGFGLSGFLLSKYCPARELYSSEADWMAASANAHYIWYYFAAIALVSAVALIIYGKVVRRLDAKKA, encoded by the coding sequence GTGACAACAGAAAAGAAAGAGAAAGTAAAGTTTAGTAAAGCGTTTTGGGTTGCCAACACGGTAGAATTGTTAGAGCGTGCTGCTTATTACGGGGTGTTCGTCGTGATCACGTTATATTTGAGTAACGTCTTGGGATTCACGGATATTCAGGCGGCGACTATTGCGGGAGTTTTTTCCGCTTGTTTGTATTTATTGCCGACATTTTCGGGTGCGCTTGCCGATAAGATCGGTTTTCGTAAGTCAATGTTATTGGCGTTTACCTTATTGTCGTTAGGTTATTTGGGATTGGGATTATTCCCGAATTTTCTGGCCTCAACGGGATTGGTTGAGTACGGTTACGTGACAAAGTTTACGGGATTGCAGGAAAGCGGTTATCGCTACGGGATTATTCCGATCATGATTCTGATTATCGTGGGAGGATCATTCATAAAGAGTGTGATTTCCGGTACGGTGGCCAAAGAGACGGACGAGAAAAATCGGGCAAGAGGGTTTGCTATTTTTTACGGGATGGTGAATATCGGAGCTTTCTCCGGAAAGGTTCTTGTCACCCCGTTACGTGATGCCATGGGGCATGAGGGGATGATCGTGTTAAATTATTTCTCCGCAGGAATGACTTTTCTCGCGTTGATCGCGATTTATTTGTTTTACAAGAGTGATAAACACGCCGGGGAGGGAAAGACTTTCGGACAGATATGGACGGCTTTGGTGAAAGTTTGTACTAACGGACGGTTGATTGTTTTGATCTTGATTATTACCGGGTTCTGGATGGTACAGCATCAGTTGTATGCCACGATGCCGAAATACGTGACCCGTTTGGCGGGAGAGGCAAGTGCTATCGGTTGGTATGCTAACGTAAATCCTTTGGTGGTCGTGTTGACGGTGAATCTGGTGACTTCGCTGATGCGTAAAAAGTCAGCTTTGTTCTCCATGACTTGTGGTATGTTCATCATGCCGATCTCGGCTTTGTGTATGGCCTCTGGGAATATGTTGGGCGGTGGTGAGATTCTTGGATTGCATCCGGTGGCGTTTATGATGATCGTGGGAATCGTGTTCCAGGGATTGGCAGAAGTGTTTATTTCTCCTCGTTTTTTGGAATATTTCTCTTTACAAGCGCCGAAGGGAGAAGAAGGAATGTATTTGGGTTTTAGTCATCTACACTCCTTTTTGTCATCCATTTTCGGGTTCGGGTTGTCCGGGTTCTTGCTGAGTAAATATTGCCCTGCCCGTGAATTATATAGTAGCGAGGCCGATTGGATGGCTGCCTCTGCAAATGCGCATTACATCTGGTATTACTTTGCGGCAATTGCTTTGGTATCAGCCGTGGCCCTGATTATTTACGGGAAAGTGGTACGTCGATTGGATGCGAAGAAAGCGTAA